The Nocardioides humi genome includes a region encoding these proteins:
- a CDS encoding DUF1003 domain-containing protein: protein MSEARRERLDTPRDQRRQLVRRPAYNADAFGVFAEQFARFMGTATFLIYMTLFVVGWIGWNLVVPDGLRFDEYPFIFLTLMLSLQASYAAPLILLAQNRQEARDRVIAEQDRQADARAHADMEFLAREVASLRMAVGEVATRDFLRSELRSLLSDLDERAQSHGDGADEEAPAAP, encoded by the coding sequence ATGAGCGAGGCGCGCCGCGAGCGGCTCGACACCCCCCGCGACCAGCGGCGGCAGCTGGTCCGCCGGCCGGCGTACAACGCCGACGCGTTCGGCGTGTTCGCCGAGCAGTTCGCCCGGTTCATGGGGACGGCGACCTTCCTCATCTACATGACGCTGTTCGTCGTCGGCTGGATCGGCTGGAACCTGGTCGTCCCCGACGGCCTGCGCTTCGACGAGTACCCGTTCATCTTCCTGACCCTGATGCTGAGCCTGCAGGCGTCGTACGCCGCTCCACTGATCCTGCTCGCGCAGAACCGCCAGGAGGCGCGGGACCGGGTGATCGCGGAGCAGGACCGGCAGGCGGACGCGCGGGCGCACGCCGACATGGAGTTCCTCGCGCGCGAGGTCGCGTCGCTGCGGATGGCGGTCGGCGAGGTCGCCACCCGCGACTTCCTGCGCTCCGAGCTGCGCTCGCTGCTGTCCGACCTCGACGAGCGTGCGCAGTCTCACGGGGACGGCGCCGACGAGGAAGCTCCGGCCGCTCCGTAG
- a CDS encoding sec-independent translocase, whose amino-acid sequence MFGIGFGELVVIAFLAVLVFGPDKLPELARQAGRLVRELRRFANNARDELRSELGPEYADLELTDLDPRAIVRKHIAEAMAELDELEDTIRSAGEDDAPPPARLLEPGERPPYDIDAT is encoded by the coding sequence GTGTTCGGGATCGGTTTCGGCGAGCTCGTGGTCATCGCCTTCCTCGCCGTGCTCGTCTTCGGCCCCGACAAGCTGCCCGAGCTCGCCCGCCAGGCCGGCCGGCTCGTCCGGGAGCTGCGCCGGTTCGCCAACAACGCGCGCGACGAGCTGCGCTCCGAGCTCGGGCCCGAGTACGCCGACCTGGAGCTGACCGACCTCGACCCCCGCGCGATCGTCCGCAAGCACATCGCCGAGGCGATGGCCGAGCTCGACGAGCTGGAGGACACCATCCGCAGCGCCGGCGAGGACGACGCGCCCCCGCCGGCGCGGCTGCTGGAGCCGGGCGAGCGGCCGCCGTACGACATCGACGCGACGTAG
- a CDS encoding tetratricopeptide repeat protein — MRSWDDVAATLRELRTRAGSPSYTRLAAQVGQRRAAQGRPEHTSRTAVYDCFRDGRVRMDLALLEDLGAVLGLSGTEATAWSASLFAVQNGIDAARIVASDPDPATTATFVGRTAELTALRAHERGVFLISGVGGVGKTQLAIRAARDHVRDGRADRLLLVDLRGYDETRPGADPAAVRHELLKQLVDAPPRGLPAPEEQRALRAALVERRCVLLLDNAASADEIAAVLGAVGPDECGSLVLATSRAGLDWPLAQHLALDGLDPVSAVWLLAAYGRAVPVEDHDTALALAALVGHHPLALELTAHRLAERPDWSLADHLAATRHEHDLLRLDQPVSASLELSFRALDPGAGRTLRLIAEQPCGHLPAEAVAELLGADLASTTTWLDGLAAAHLVSGPPDRIVLHDLVRVAARAWGPRQDSPSERDAARERLVDHCLRAAERAIAATGMLSYAPGQPAPDGGEPAEDADHAWSWLTRERTSLIALVDPAYRPGPEATVRMSRLLGRYLDTQGLHQEAVVLHGWAVDAALGRADDSGAIGARGHLAAAHARLGHAETALRETELILAGADPATEAGADASATARTVRGVLAVHRGDLEQALDEFRAALALVDTGRTVRTRTGLLGNIGVVLTHLSRFPEAIAHQQEVLDLALRDRDWSLASSALNNLVDNQLADGSPNEALRAAERACDLAERYGVNAAASRTNLGVALTALDRYDEARAAHRLGSAAAREARDPDLVAAIANNLGDTERAAGDLDAARAAYSSALRHVVHADGFEAQRAREGLALTG, encoded by the coding sequence GTGCGCTCCTGGGATGACGTCGCCGCGACGCTGAGAGAGCTGCGCACCCGAGCGGGGAGCCCGTCGTACACGCGGCTGGCGGCGCAGGTCGGGCAGCGGCGGGCGGCGCAGGGTCGGCCCGAGCACACCAGTCGGACCGCGGTGTACGACTGCTTCCGGGACGGCCGGGTCCGGATGGACCTCGCGCTCCTCGAGGACCTCGGCGCCGTGCTCGGCCTGTCCGGGACCGAGGCCACGGCATGGAGCGCGTCGCTGTTCGCGGTGCAGAACGGGATCGACGCGGCACGCATCGTCGCGAGCGACCCGGATCCGGCGACGACCGCCACCTTCGTCGGCCGCACCGCCGAGCTCACGGCGCTGCGGGCGCACGAGCGCGGCGTCTTCCTGATCAGCGGCGTCGGCGGCGTGGGCAAGACCCAGCTGGCGATCCGGGCCGCCCGCGACCACGTGCGCGACGGCCGGGCCGACCGGCTGCTGCTGGTCGACCTCCGCGGGTACGACGAGACCCGGCCCGGTGCCGACCCGGCGGCGGTGCGCCACGAGCTCCTCAAGCAGCTGGTCGACGCGCCTCCGCGCGGGCTGCCGGCGCCGGAGGAGCAGCGCGCGCTCCGCGCCGCGCTCGTGGAGCGACGCTGCGTCCTCCTCCTCGACAACGCCGCGTCGGCCGACGAGATCGCCGCCGTTCTCGGCGCTGTCGGCCCGGACGAATGCGGCTCACTGGTGCTCGCCACCAGTCGCGCCGGGCTCGACTGGCCGCTCGCGCAGCACCTCGCCCTCGACGGCCTGGACCCGGTGTCCGCCGTGTGGCTGCTGGCGGCGTACGGACGCGCGGTGCCCGTCGAGGACCACGACACCGCCCTCGCCCTGGCCGCACTGGTCGGGCACCACCCGCTCGCACTCGAGCTGACCGCGCACCGGCTGGCCGAGCGCCCGGACTGGTCGCTGGCCGACCACCTGGCGGCCACGCGCCACGAGCACGACCTGCTCCGGCTCGACCAGCCGGTGAGCGCGAGTCTCGAGCTGTCCTTCCGGGCGCTCGATCCCGGCGCGGGCCGCACGCTGCGGCTGATCGCGGAGCAGCCCTGCGGGCACCTGCCCGCCGAGGCCGTGGCCGAGCTGCTCGGCGCCGACCTCGCCAGCACCACGACCTGGCTGGACGGCCTCGCCGCCGCCCACCTCGTCAGCGGTCCCCCGGATCGGATCGTCCTCCACGACCTGGTGCGGGTGGCGGCGCGAGCGTGGGGCCCGCGCCAGGACTCGCCGTCCGAGCGCGACGCCGCGCGCGAGCGGCTGGTGGACCACTGCCTGCGCGCCGCCGAGCGCGCGATCGCCGCGACGGGCATGCTCTCCTACGCCCCCGGCCAGCCGGCTCCGGACGGAGGAGAGCCCGCCGAGGACGCCGACCACGCCTGGTCGTGGCTGACGCGGGAGCGGACCAGCCTCATCGCCCTGGTCGACCCGGCGTACCGGCCCGGGCCCGAGGCGACCGTCCGGATGTCACGGCTGCTCGGCCGCTACCTCGACACGCAGGGTCTCCACCAGGAGGCCGTCGTCCTCCACGGGTGGGCGGTCGACGCCGCCCTCGGCCGCGCGGACGACAGCGGCGCGATCGGTGCCCGAGGCCACCTGGCGGCCGCACACGCGCGCCTGGGCCACGCGGAGACGGCGCTGCGGGAGACCGAGCTCATCCTGGCCGGCGCCGACCCCGCAACCGAGGCCGGCGCCGACGCGAGCGCGACCGCCCGCACCGTGCGCGGCGTCCTCGCGGTCCACCGGGGCGACCTCGAGCAGGCTCTCGACGAGTTCCGGGCGGCGTTGGCGCTGGTCGACACCGGCCGGACCGTCCGCACGCGGACCGGTCTCCTCGGGAACATCGGTGTGGTGCTGACCCACCTGTCCAGGTTCCCGGAGGCGATCGCCCACCAGCAGGAGGTGCTCGACCTGGCGCTGCGCGACCGCGACTGGAGCCTGGCCTCCTCCGCCCTCAACAACCTGGTGGACAACCAGCTCGCCGACGGCTCGCCGAACGAGGCGCTCCGCGCCGCCGAGCGAGCGTGCGACCTGGCGGAGCGCTACGGGGTGAACGCGGCGGCCAGCCGCACCAATCTTGGTGTCGCGCTGACGGCGCTCGACAGGTACGACGAGGCGCGGGCCGCGCACCGGCTCGGGAGCGCCGCGGCTCGGGAGGCCCGGGACCCCGACCTGGTGGCGGCGATCGCCAACAACCTCGGCGACACCGAGCGGGCCGCCGGTGACCTCGACGCCGCGCGGGCCGCCTACTCCAGCGCGCTCCGGCACGTGGTCCACGCCGACGGGTTCGAGGCGCAGCGCGCCCGGGAGGGACTCGCGCTCACCGGGTGA
- a CDS encoding NHL repeat-containing protein, whose protein sequence is MRGIARRALSVLLGAGMLVGAGLVPAAARTESVPTAPPTAPRAAPGALYVETGHWAVGEAGPVAVDNSGHVLVAADERLLTYDETGRLLSSFATGVSTAYGLAVGPDGRIYLSEYGGLPSAVHVFSPGGASLGSYTSPGGGSFDPWGLETHPGTGQLWIANATGDEIDRVTPNAPAIGGPGTGNGRFDTPVDVAYGNGSMYVVDRDNSRIQRFRADTGVFQGKWGQLGHGAGQFELPVALDVGLGGSVLVLDRWLTGDSDLDAFSPDGVYLGTSKVPASHTFGMATDAAGNVYVSGLLASGGWGVVRMSPASYPRLAEKRVDAKPNRKKAKVKIACAAGADCHGKVRVVRSGKVVAKGSYHVAAGAKRMVKIKITPKGRTALRQRARTPVKVRLVSAGGVVKARGVLTR, encoded by the coding sequence ATGCGTGGAATCGCCCGACGTGCCCTGTCCGTCCTGCTCGGCGCGGGGATGCTGGTGGGAGCGGGACTCGTGCCCGCCGCGGCCCGGACCGAGAGCGTGCCGACCGCCCCGCCGACGGCCCCGCGGGCGGCTCCCGGCGCCCTGTACGTCGAAACGGGCCACTGGGCCGTCGGCGAGGCCGGACCGGTCGCCGTCGACAACAGCGGCCACGTCCTGGTCGCGGCCGACGAGAGGCTGCTCACCTACGACGAGACGGGCCGGCTGCTGTCGTCGTTCGCGACCGGCGTCTCCACCGCCTACGGGCTGGCGGTCGGTCCCGACGGGCGGATCTACCTCTCCGAGTACGGCGGCCTGCCGAGCGCCGTGCACGTCTTCAGCCCTGGGGGCGCGTCGCTGGGCAGCTACACCTCGCCCGGCGGCGGCTCCTTCGATCCGTGGGGGCTGGAGACCCACCCGGGCACCGGCCAGCTGTGGATCGCCAACGCCACCGGCGACGAGATCGACCGGGTCACGCCGAATGCGCCGGCCATCGGCGGCCCGGGCACCGGGAACGGCCGGTTCGACACCCCGGTCGACGTCGCCTACGGCAACGGCAGCATGTACGTCGTGGACCGGGACAACAGCCGGATCCAGCGCTTCCGCGCCGACACCGGCGTGTTCCAGGGGAAGTGGGGACAGCTCGGGCACGGCGCCGGCCAGTTCGAGCTCCCGGTGGCGCTGGACGTCGGTCTCGGCGGGTCCGTGCTGGTCCTGGACCGCTGGCTGACCGGGGACAGCGACCTGGACGCGTTCAGTCCCGACGGGGTCTACCTGGGGACCAGCAAGGTCCCCGCTTCGCACACCTTCGGCATGGCGACCGATGCAGCCGGCAACGTCTACGTGTCCGGCCTGCTGGCGAGCGGTGGCTGGGGAGTGGTGCGGATGTCCCCGGCGTCCTATCCCCGGCTGGCCGAGAAGCGGGTCGACGCCAAGCCGAACCGGAAGAAGGCGAAGGTCAAGATCGCCTGCGCGGCGGGCGCCGACTGCCACGGCAAGGTCCGGGTCGTCCGGAGCGGCAAGGTGGTGGCCAAGGGCAGCTACCACGTGGCCGCGGGAGCCAAGCGCATGGTGAAGATCAAGATCACGCCGAAGGGACGCACGGCGCTGCGCCAGCGCGCCCGTACGCCGGTGAAGGTCCGCCTGGTGTCGGCTGGCGGCGTGGTCAAGGCACGGGGCGTCCTCACCCGGTGA
- a CDS encoding LysM peptidoglycan-binding domain-containing protein, which produces MELVVAGRVRARAALLWLTATAALAALGALTAPLARDLLTGPGPDFAAALVRACAAAALVAAGVLWVTVTDVVWGVLRSGGTPPGRSTGRVGSVRRLVLAACGVTVLATTAPAHAGSSLGSGAPAGADAPLGSDAPAGARALDGLPLPDRAVGRRVGSGPTVVIVRPGDSLWTIAARRLGPGASAADVASYWRRVQALNAAVIGPDPDLIQPGQSLRLPPA; this is translated from the coding sequence ATGGAACTCGTCGTTGCCGGACGGGTGCGCGCACGCGCCGCCCTGCTCTGGCTCACCGCCACCGCCGCCCTGGCCGCGCTCGGCGCCCTCACCGCGCCCCTCGCCCGCGACCTGCTGACCGGCCCGGGCCCGGACTTCGCCGCCGCCCTGGTCCGGGCCTGCGCCGCCGCGGCCCTGGTCGCCGCCGGGGTCCTGTGGGTCACCGTCACCGACGTCGTGTGGGGCGTGCTGCGGTCCGGGGGTACGCCGCCGGGCCGGTCCACCGGGCGGGTCGGATCCGTGCGCCGGCTGGTGCTCGCCGCCTGCGGCGTCACCGTGCTCGCCACCACGGCACCGGCCCACGCCGGCTCGTCGCTGGGCTCGGGTGCACCGGCCGGCGCGGATGCGCCGCTCGGCTCCGACGCACCTGCCGGCGCGAGGGCCCTCGACGGGCTGCCGCTCCCCGACCGGGCCGTCGGGCGCAGGGTCGGGTCCGGACCCACGGTCGTGATCGTCCGGCCCGGCGACTCGCTGTGGACGATCGCCGCCCGCCGGCTCGGGCCGGGGGCGTCGGCGGCCGACGTGGCGTCGTACTGGCGGCGGGTGCAGGCGCTCAATGCCGCCGTCATCGGCCCCGATCCCGACCTCATCCAGCCCGGACAGTCCCTGCGGCTGCCGCCCGCGTGA
- a CDS encoding Rv3235 family protein, which produces MSAVPHELVGLRLAVPVSPTQGTLALALLPRQTPPSGPPPNRPERRPPARPGAVVVPIDQRLRHAIEEWTHRFVQAAVEIVGGDRPVSQLVRWTSRDVYADLHRRALLVARAGGHQPGLARVQPVRPRVQSVHACFLSDTVVECGVHVRHGDRSRAVAARFERIDQRWICTALDFS; this is translated from the coding sequence ATGTCCGCAGTCCCGCACGAGCTCGTCGGCCTCCGGCTGGCGGTCCCCGTCAGCCCCACCCAGGGCACCCTCGCCCTCGCCCTGCTCCCCCGCCAGACCCCGCCCTCCGGACCCCCACCGAACCGGCCCGAGCGACGGCCGCCGGCGCGCCCGGGCGCGGTCGTCGTACCCATCGACCAGCGGCTGCGCCACGCCATCGAGGAGTGGACGCACCGGTTCGTCCAGGCAGCCGTCGAGATCGTCGGCGGCGACCGCCCCGTCTCCCAGCTGGTCCGCTGGACCAGCCGCGACGTGTACGCCGACCTCCACCGCCGCGCCCTGCTCGTCGCCCGCGCCGGTGGCCACCAGCCCGGCCTGGCCCGCGTCCAGCCGGTCCGGCCCCGGGTGCAGAGCGTGCACGCCTGCTTCCTCAGCGACACCGTCGTCGAGTGCGGCGTGCACGTGCGCCACGGCGACCGCTCACGCGCCGTCGCCGCCCGCTTCGAGCGGATCGACCAGCGCTGGATCTGCACCGCGCTCGACTTCTCGTGA
- the secA gene encoding preprotein translocase subunit SecA, translating to MPVIIDKLLRIGEGKILRQLEGIAKAVNAIEDDFKAMSDDELRGMTEEFRTRLNEGEDLDDIMPEAFATVREAARRVLGQRHFDVQVMGGAALHLGNIAEMKTGEGKTLVSTMPAYLNALEGKGVHVVTVNDYLAKFQSEMMGRIHHFLGLTVGVILPSMSPAERREAYACDITYGTNNELGFDYLRDNMASSLEECVQRGHNFAIVDEVDSILIDEARTPLIISGPTQDEVKWYAEFAKIAQKLTRDVDYEVDEKKRTISVLEDGITKVEDHLGIENLYESANTPLISFLHNSIKAKELFRNDKEYVVMEGEVLIVDEHTGRMLAGRRYNDGLHQAIEAKEGVKVREEYQTLATVTLQNYFRLYDKLSGMTGTAMTEASEFDKIYKLGVVPIPTNKPMLRKDQPDLVYRTEEAKYDAVVDDIVERNEKGQPVLVGTVSVEKSEYLHQALTKRGVPHSVLNAKVHAEEAKIVAMAGHKGAVTVATNMAGRGTDIMLGGSVEFLADAELRKQGLEPSGETAEEYDAAWPAMIETIKKQVEKEHDEVKELGGLYVIGTERHESRRIDNQLRGRSGRQGDPGESRFYLSLQDELMRLFKSDWVDRVLLLLKIPDDVPIENKRVTNAIANAQGQVESQNFESRKNVLKYDDVMDRQRKVIYGERREVLEGVDLEDQVRTFIDDVVTGFVGSSLDEFAEQWDLEQLWTDLKQFWPVSLSWKDLVEDAGSQAALEKQHLIEKLKEDAHAAYDRREEEVGEEVARELERRVLLSVLDRKWREHLYEMDYLREGIYLRAYSQRDPLVEYQREGFDMFAAMMDGIKEETVGFLFNLEVQVEDDDEDDDEEEFHYHADGTRHAGPMHQGAFAEPPVGAGAGGGVDLASISSELKAPKVTAKGLDAPKQPQNLTYSAPDETGHEEVRGGGTVTNAGDEYADVGRNALCPCGSGKKYKRCHGAPGGPSGLTTRVNG from the coding sequence GTGCCAGTGATCATCGACAAGCTCCTCCGCATCGGAGAGGGCAAGATCCTCCGCCAGCTCGAGGGCATCGCGAAGGCCGTCAACGCCATCGAGGACGACTTCAAGGCGATGTCCGACGACGAGCTGCGGGGCATGACCGAGGAGTTCCGCACCCGCCTCAACGAGGGCGAGGATCTCGACGACATCATGCCGGAGGCGTTCGCCACCGTCCGCGAGGCCGCCCGCCGGGTCCTCGGCCAGCGCCACTTCGACGTCCAGGTCATGGGCGGCGCGGCGCTGCACCTCGGCAATATCGCCGAGATGAAGACCGGTGAGGGCAAGACCCTGGTCTCGACCATGCCGGCGTACCTCAACGCCCTCGAGGGCAAGGGCGTCCACGTCGTCACCGTCAACGACTACCTCGCCAAGTTCCAGTCCGAGATGATGGGCCGGATCCACCACTTCCTCGGCCTCACCGTGGGCGTGATCCTGCCGAGCATGAGCCCCGCCGAGCGGCGCGAGGCCTACGCCTGCGACATCACCTACGGCACCAACAACGAGCTCGGCTTCGACTACCTCCGCGACAACATGGCCTCCTCGCTGGAGGAGTGCGTCCAGCGCGGCCACAACTTCGCCATCGTCGACGAGGTCGACTCGATCCTCATCGACGAGGCCCGGACCCCGCTGATCATCAGCGGCCCGACCCAGGACGAGGTCAAGTGGTACGCCGAGTTCGCCAAGATCGCGCAGAAGCTCACCCGTGACGTCGACTACGAGGTCGACGAGAAGAAGCGCACCATCTCGGTCCTCGAGGACGGCATCACCAAGGTCGAGGACCACCTCGGCATCGAGAACCTCTACGAGTCGGCCAACACCCCGCTGATCTCCTTCCTGCACAACTCCATCAAGGCCAAGGAGCTGTTCCGCAACGACAAGGAGTACGTCGTCATGGAGGGCGAGGTGCTCATCGTCGACGAGCACACCGGCCGCATGCTCGCGGGACGCCGCTACAACGACGGCCTCCACCAGGCCATCGAGGCCAAGGAGGGCGTGAAGGTCCGCGAGGAGTACCAGACCCTCGCGACCGTCACCCTGCAGAACTACTTCCGCCTCTACGACAAGCTCTCCGGCATGACCGGCACGGCCATGACCGAGGCCTCGGAGTTCGACAAGATCTACAAGCTCGGCGTGGTCCCGATCCCGACCAACAAGCCGATGCTCCGCAAGGACCAGCCCGACCTCGTCTACCGGACCGAGGAGGCCAAGTACGACGCGGTCGTCGACGACATCGTCGAGCGCAACGAGAAGGGCCAGCCGGTCCTCGTCGGCACCGTCTCGGTCGAGAAGTCGGAGTACCTCCACCAGGCGCTGACCAAGCGCGGCGTACCCCACTCCGTCCTCAACGCGAAGGTCCACGCCGAGGAGGCGAAGATCGTCGCGATGGCCGGCCACAAGGGCGCGGTCACCGTCGCCACCAACATGGCCGGCCGCGGCACCGACATCATGCTCGGCGGATCGGTCGAGTTCCTCGCCGACGCCGAGCTGCGCAAGCAGGGCCTGGAGCCCTCCGGAGAGACGGCCGAGGAGTACGACGCCGCCTGGCCCGCCATGATCGAGACGATCAAGAAGCAGGTCGAGAAGGAGCACGACGAGGTCAAGGAGCTCGGTGGCCTCTACGTCATCGGCACCGAGCGCCACGAGTCGCGCCGCATCGACAACCAGCTCCGCGGTCGCTCCGGCCGTCAGGGCGACCCCGGCGAGAGCCGCTTCTACCTCTCCCTGCAGGACGAGCTCATGCGGCTCTTCAAGTCCGACTGGGTCGACCGCGTGCTGCTCCTGCTCAAGATCCCCGACGACGTCCCGATCGAGAACAAGCGGGTCACCAACGCCATCGCCAACGCGCAGGGCCAGGTCGAGTCGCAGAACTTCGAGTCCCGCAAGAACGTCCTCAAGTACGACGACGTGATGGACCGCCAGCGCAAGGTCATCTACGGCGAGCGCCGCGAGGTGCTCGAGGGCGTCGACCTCGAGGACCAGGTCCGCACCTTCATCGACGACGTCGTCACCGGCTTCGTCGGCAGCTCCCTCGACGAGTTCGCCGAGCAGTGGGACCTCGAGCAGCTGTGGACCGACCTCAAGCAGTTCTGGCCGGTCTCCCTGTCCTGGAAGGACCTCGTCGAGGACGCCGGCTCCCAGGCCGCGCTCGAGAAGCAGCACCTGATCGAGAAGCTCAAGGAGGACGCCCACGCGGCGTACGACCGTCGCGAGGAGGAGGTCGGCGAGGAGGTCGCCCGCGAGCTCGAGCGCCGCGTGCTCCTCTCCGTGCTCGACCGCAAGTGGCGCGAGCACCTCTACGAGATGGACTACCTCCGCGAGGGCATCTACCTGCGCGCCTACTCCCAGCGCGACCCCCTGGTCGAGTACCAGCGCGAGGGCTTCGACATGTTCGCCGCGATGATGGACGGCATCAAGGAGGAGACCGTCGGGTTCCTCTTCAACCTGGAGGTCCAGGTCGAGGACGACGACGAGGACGACGACGAGGAGGAGTTCCACTACCACGCCGACGGCACCCGCCACGCCGGCCCGATGCACCAGGGCGCGTTCGCCGAGCCGCCCGTCGGTGCGGGCGCGGGCGGCGGCGTCGACCTCGCCTCGATCTCCTCCGAGCTCAAGGCCCCGAAGGTCACCGCCAAGGGCCTCGACGCCCCGAAGCAGCCGCAGAACCTCACCTACTCCGCACCCGACGAGACCGGGCACGAGGAGGTCCGCGGCGGCGGCACCGTCACCAACGCCGGCGACGAGTACGCCGACGTCGGCCGCAACGCGCTGTGCCCCTGCGGGTCGGGCAAGAAGTACAAGCGCTGCCACGGCGCCCCCGGTGGCCCGTCCGGGCTCACCACCCGCGTCAACGGCTGA
- a CDS encoding DUF4233 domain-containing protein, translating into MTDERDRSPRRAMCAAVLSLEAIAVALSTPVMIAISDIRPAVALPVGLGLAVLCVLVAGMLRRESAYALGHVLQVAAIALGLLAPLMFVIGGIFALLWGTAYGLGRRIESERAAAFAEYDRRNSDGS; encoded by the coding sequence GTGACCGACGAGCGCGACAGGTCGCCGCGGCGGGCGATGTGCGCGGCCGTCCTCTCCCTGGAGGCGATCGCGGTCGCGCTCTCCACCCCCGTGATGATCGCGATCTCCGACATCCGCCCGGCCGTCGCGCTGCCCGTGGGGCTGGGCCTGGCGGTGCTGTGCGTGCTGGTCGCCGGGATGCTGCGCCGCGAGTCGGCGTACGCCCTCGGCCACGTCCTGCAGGTCGCCGCGATCGCGCTGGGCCTCCTCGCCCCGCTCATGTTCGTCATCGGCGGCATCTTCGCCCTGCTCTGGGGCACGGCCTACGGTCTGGGGCGCAGGATCGAGAGCGAGCGGGCGGCCGCGTTCGCCGAGTACGACCGCCGGAACTCGGACGGTTCGTGA
- a CDS encoding bifunctional folylpolyglutamate synthase/dihydrofolate synthase: MSEPVARPAETVAEAEDALLSRWPETRLEPSLDRIRAFTELLGDPQRAYRSIHLTGTNGKTSTSRMIDALLRALDLRTGRFTSPHVERMSERISIDGEPLDDEAFVRAFNDVAPYTHLVDAAEAHPLSFFETVVGMAYAAFADAPVDVAVVEVGMGGVWDATNVIDADVAVITPIAVDHANYLGGTAVEIAREKAGIIKPGSVAVLAQQSADVAAVLLERVAEVGATVAREGLEFGVVSRAPAVGGQVVTFQGLRGRYDEVFLPLYGAHQAQNAAAALAAVEAFVGGDEPLGDDVVRGAFAEITSPGRLEVVRRSPTIVLDAAHNPTAPRRPRRRWRTPSSSTRSSA, encoded by the coding sequence ATGAGTGAGCCTGTTGCGCGCCCAGCCGAGACCGTCGCCGAGGCCGAGGACGCCCTGCTGTCCCGGTGGCCCGAGACCCGGCTGGAGCCCTCGCTCGACCGGATCCGCGCCTTCACCGAGCTGCTCGGCGACCCGCAGCGGGCCTACCGCTCGATCCACCTGACCGGTACCAACGGCAAGACGTCGACCTCGCGGATGATCGACGCGCTGCTGCGGGCGCTCGACCTGCGCACCGGCCGCTTCACCAGTCCGCACGTCGAGCGGATGAGCGAGCGGATCAGCATCGACGGCGAGCCGCTGGACGACGAGGCGTTCGTGCGGGCGTTCAACGACGTGGCGCCGTACACGCACCTGGTCGACGCCGCCGAGGCCCATCCGCTGAGCTTCTTCGAGACCGTCGTAGGGATGGCGTACGCCGCCTTCGCCGACGCCCCGGTCGACGTGGCGGTCGTCGAGGTCGGCATGGGCGGGGTCTGGGACGCGACCAACGTCATCGACGCCGACGTCGCGGTCATCACCCCGATCGCGGTCGACCACGCCAACTACCTCGGTGGGACGGCGGTCGAGATCGCCCGTGAGAAGGCGGGGATCATCAAGCCCGGGTCCGTGGCGGTCCTGGCCCAGCAGAGCGCCGACGTCGCGGCGGTCCTGCTGGAGCGGGTCGCCGAGGTCGGCGCCACCGTCGCCCGGGAGGGCCTGGAGTTCGGCGTCGTCTCCCGCGCGCCCGCGGTCGGCGGCCAGGTGGTGACCTTCCAGGGCCTGCGGGGCCGCTACGACGAGGTGTTCCTCCCGCTCTACGGCGCCCACCAGGCGCAGAACGCCGCCGCCGCGCTCGCCGCGGTCGAGGCGTTCGTCGGCGGGGACGAGCCGCTGGGCGACGACGTGGTCCGCGGCGCGTTCGCCGAGATCACCTCGCCGGGCCGGCTCGAGGTGGTCCGCCGCAGCCCCACGATCGTGCTCGACGCCGCCCACAACCCCACGGCGCCGAGGCGACCGCGGCGGCGCTGGAGGACTCCTTCCAGTTCGACCCGCTCATCGGCGTGA